A single genomic interval of Saccharothrix saharensis harbors:
- the truA gene encoding tRNA pseudouridine(38-40) synthase TruA, whose product MRLDLAYDGTDFSGWARQPGRRTVCGVLEDTMSTVLREDVQLTVAGRTDAGVHASGQVAHVDLPAAVDVAGLPKRLARALPADVRVFSARVVPAEFDARFAALRRHYEYRVTDAAFGAHPLRRLDTLAWPRPLDLDALNAASQLLLGEQDFCAFCKRREGATTIRELQRLEWVRDGAVLTAHVSADAFCHSMVRSLVGALLAVGEGRKPVGWPASLLSLTARSSEVTVAPPHGLSLVRVDYPADDELAARAAVTRNVRGAPTR is encoded by the coding sequence GTGCGACTGGACCTGGCCTACGACGGCACGGACTTCTCCGGGTGGGCGCGGCAGCCCGGCCGCCGCACGGTGTGCGGTGTCCTGGAGGACACGATGTCGACGGTGCTGCGCGAGGACGTGCAGCTGACCGTGGCCGGTCGGACGGACGCGGGCGTGCACGCGTCCGGGCAGGTGGCGCACGTCGACCTGCCCGCCGCGGTGGACGTCGCCGGCCTGCCGAAGCGCCTGGCCCGCGCGCTGCCCGCGGACGTGCGGGTGTTCTCGGCCCGGGTGGTGCCCGCCGAGTTCGACGCCCGGTTCGCCGCGCTGCGCCGGCACTACGAGTACCGGGTCACCGACGCCGCGTTCGGGGCGCACCCGCTGCGGCGGCTCGACACGCTGGCGTGGCCGCGTCCGCTCGACCTGGACGCGTTGAACGCGGCGTCGCAGTTGTTGTTGGGCGAACAGGACTTCTGCGCGTTCTGCAAGCGCCGCGAGGGCGCGACCACGATCCGCGAGCTGCAACGCCTGGAGTGGGTGCGCGACGGCGCCGTGCTGACCGCGCACGTGTCCGCGGACGCGTTCTGCCACTCGATGGTGCGCAGCCTGGTCGGCGCGCTGCTGGCCGTGGGCGAGGGGCGCAAGCCGGTGGGCTGGCCCGCGTCGCTGCTGTCGCTGACCGCGCGGTCCAGCGAGGTCACCGTCGCCCCGCCGCACGGGTTGTCGCTGGTCCGGGTCGACTACCCGGCCGACGACGAGCTGGCCGCGCGGGCCGCCGTCACCCGGAACGTGCGCGGCGCGCCGACCAGGTGA
- a CDS encoding lysylphosphatidylglycerol synthase transmembrane domain-containing protein, whose product MRPWLRVTASLASLALAAWLVVALVPAVSGVAWTAVAEQLRAVGPGTALGLTALWLAGLWAYTYVLTGSLPGLRNTQAFSLNAAGSAVSNVLPLGGAAGVAVTAVMAASWGHSARAITTSALVSGLWNALSRAALPLLALAVQGAVVFGDGVLVAAVGAAAGLLLAVVALIRLRWVCRLLGGRAARFLLRLRRQTGEVVRAGWRRMTAGMLAYLLLQGVLLWWCLAAAGVHLGLGPTVAAFAVSRLLTLAVVTPGGVGVTENGTIALLVGLGTPAAPAVAGVLLFAFFTYLAEIPLGGAAWLTWSARRARSG is encoded by the coding sequence ATGAGGCCGTGGCTGCGCGTCACCGCGTCGCTGGCGTCACTGGCCCTGGCGGCGTGGCTCGTGGTCGCCCTGGTGCCCGCCGTGAGCGGCGTGGCGTGGACGGCGGTCGCGGAGCAGTTGCGCGCCGTCGGCCCGGGCACGGCACTGGGGTTGACCGCGCTGTGGCTGGCCGGGCTCTGGGCCTACACCTACGTGCTCACCGGCTCGTTGCCCGGCCTGCGCAACACCCAGGCGTTCAGCCTGAACGCCGCGGGCAGCGCGGTCAGCAACGTGCTGCCGCTCGGCGGCGCGGCCGGGGTGGCGGTGACCGCGGTGATGGCCGCGAGCTGGGGCCACTCGGCGCGGGCGATCACCACGTCGGCGCTCGTCAGCGGCCTGTGGAACGCGCTGTCCCGGGCGGCGCTGCCGCTGCTCGCGCTGGCCGTGCAGGGCGCGGTGGTCTTCGGTGACGGCGTGCTGGTCGCGGCGGTCGGCGCGGCGGCCGGGCTGCTGCTCGCGGTGGTGGCGCTGATCCGCCTGCGGTGGGTGTGCCGGCTCCTCGGCGGCCGGGCCGCCCGGTTCCTGCTGCGGCTGCGCCGCCAGACCGGCGAGGTCGTCCGGGCCGGGTGGCGCCGGATGACCGCGGGCATGCTCGCCTACCTGCTGCTGCAGGGCGTGCTGCTGTGGTGGTGCCTGGCCGCCGCGGGCGTCCACCTGGGACTCGGTCCGACGGTGGCGGCCTTCGCGGTGAGCAGGCTGCTCACGCTGGCCGTGGTCACGCCCGGCGGCGTCGGCGTCACCGAGAACGGCACCATCGCGCTGCTGGTCGGCCTGGGCACGCCCGCCGCGCCGGCCGTGGCGGGCGTGCTCCTGTTCGCCTTCTTCACCTACCTGGCGGAGATCCCGCTGGGCGGCGCGGCCTGGCTCACCTGGTCGGCGCGCCGCGCACGTTCCGGGTGA
- a CDS encoding PIG-L deacetylase family protein yields MSRTCVFFHAHPDDEALLTGGTMARLAREGHRVVLVVATAGERGLSAHRTDLGTVRTKEAHAAARALGCARVEFLGYPDSGLDGRRGFARADVGEAAERLAELLHEERADLLTAYDPHGGYGHPDHVQVHRVGALAAELAGTPRVWEATVDRTWLLRGLRLARLVRDFDLEPFERAYTARAEITHSVDVRRYAGAKRRAMAAHATQTTGGDSSRTLAALLKLPPPLFRTILGTEWYVERKRLRAR; encoded by the coding sequence GTGAGCCGAACGTGCGTCTTCTTCCACGCCCACCCAGACGACGAAGCCCTGCTGACCGGCGGCACGATGGCGCGCCTCGCGCGGGAGGGACACCGCGTCGTGCTCGTCGTCGCGACCGCCGGTGAACGAGGGCTGAGCGCGCATCGGACCGATCTGGGCACCGTGCGCACGAAGGAAGCGCACGCGGCGGCCCGTGCTCTCGGCTGCGCGCGGGTGGAGTTCCTCGGCTACCCCGACTCCGGCCTGGACGGGCGGCGCGGTTTCGCCCGCGCCGACGTCGGCGAGGCCGCCGAACGGCTGGCCGAGCTGCTGCACGAGGAACGCGCCGACCTGCTCACCGCCTACGACCCGCACGGCGGCTACGGCCACCCCGACCACGTGCAGGTGCACCGGGTGGGCGCGCTGGCCGCCGAACTCGCCGGCACGCCCCGCGTGTGGGAGGCGACGGTCGACCGCACGTGGCTGCTGCGCGGCCTGCGGCTGGCCCGCCTGGTCCGCGACTTCGACCTGGAGCCGTTCGAGCGCGCGTACACCGCCCGCGCCGAGATCACCCACTCGGTGGATGTCCGGCGGTACGCGGGGGCGAAGCGGCGCGCGATGGCGGCGCACGCCACCCAGACCACCGGCGGCGACTCGAGCCGCACCCTCGCCGCGCTGCTCAAGCTGCCGCCACCGCTGTTCAGGACGATCCTGGGAACGGAGTGGTACGTCGAGCGCAAACGATTGCGAGCGCGATGA